DNA from Halobaculum sp. XH14:
AACGCCTCGCGGTGGCCGAGTTCGCCACCCGTCCGGAGCCGTTCGAGCGCGGTACCCAGCCCCGCCATGACGAGACTGGTCGCCAGGAACGGGACGGGGTTCTCGCCGTAGTAGAGCGCGACGGCCAGGGGGAACAGCGGCGCGAGCGAGAGCAGCTTCAGGATCGAGCCGACGAACCCGAGGGACGTTCCGTAGTCGACGTACGCTCGGGAGTCGGCGGCCATGCACGGCCGTTTGGCTGGTCACGTGAAATGCTCGGGGGATTCGCGCCGACGGCCATTCGCCCACCCCACCTCGACCGTCCACTCGAGCGGACGGCTCCGACGGGCGGGCCCGATTCGCGTCTCAGAGCCGTCCCAGGTGCGTCTCGCCGAACCCCGACTCCTCCTTCAGCCCGTAGCCGGCCGCCCGGTCGATGCCGATGTGGCCGGCCCACACCGCCCCGCCCCACGCCAGCGGTTCGACGCCCGTGAGCAGGAAGCCGGCGAGGAGGACCAGCGGCCAGACGTACACGTGAGCGACGTTGTAGGTACGCGCGCCGACCACGGGGCCGGCGAGGTAGCCGACCATCGAGAGGTCGGGCGCGAGCGCCAGCACGGCGAGCACCCAGAGCGGGCCGTCGAGCACGACGAGGTAGCCCGCGAGCGCGGCGAGCGCGATCGCCAGTCCCTCGACGCGGAGGTAGGTTCGGCTCTCCATCGGTCGTCGAAACGACGCGGAGCGGGATGAACTAGAGGGGAGTTCCGGAATCGCGTCAGGGTGGTGGCCGAGGGGACGGTCCGAGGGGGTCCGCGATCAGCGGCGCAGGGCCGACAGCGCCTCGGCCGCCTCGCGGGCTGCGGCGAGGTGGTCACGCGCGGCCCGGGGGTCCTCCGTCTCGGCCCCGGCGGTCGCGTGACGGGCGAGTGCCGCGACGAGCGCCTCGCGCGCCTCGCCGAGGCCGCCGGTCGTCCCGGGCGCGTCAGGGTTCGAAACCGCCGGCGGCGACGCCGCCGTCCGGTCCTCGGACCGGGCCGCTCCGCCCGCGTTCGAAGGCGGCGAACGGGCGTCGGCGTCCGTCCGCGCCTGCGAGGGCGCCGTGGGTCGCCCGCCGGTCGCGTTCCCTGGCGCCGTCGAGTCGTCGGCCACGTTCGGCGGGACCGAGTCGTCGTCGGACGGGTCGCTGTGCGTCTCGCTGGACGGTGCCGCTGTCGTATCCGTCGATTCTGCGGCCGGTTCGGTCGGTTCCGTGGTCGCGGCGGCGGCTCGTTCGCCCCGCGATTCGGCGTCCGCGTCCGGTTTCGCGGCGTTCTCGCCGGCCGGTACCCCGTCGTCCTCCCGACAGGTGGCACAGAACTCCTGGCCATTCTGGCGGAACAGCGGGTCGCCGCAGGCGTCACAGTGCCTGTTGGTCATCGTCGCGCCCTTGAGCAGGAGTTCGCTCATCCGGCGCGTCGACTCGCGCTTCCGCTCGTCCCGCGCGAACTTCTCGCGGAGCTTCTCGCGTTCGGCCTCCTTGTCGAACCCCGAGTCGTCCGCGGAGTCGGCCGGTCCGGACCCGGACGGGTCACCGCTGTCGTGCGGTTCACCGGCGTCCCCAGCGTTCGTGTCGCTGTCGCTCATGGCTGGGTGATGGGCGGGGGCGGCGAAAAAGTCAGCGGCCCGTCCCTACAGGTCCCGAAGCGCCGGGAACGTCGCGCCGACCACCGCACCGTAGACGACGTGACCGACGAGGCTCATCGGGTTGAAGTTCGGGAGCGGCGGGTTCGCCGGGGACCCGACCGCAGAGAGCCACACCGGCATCACCAGGGCCGCGAGCAGGATCCAGAGAACCACGCCGTACCCGATTCCCAGCGCGGTCGAGCGCCCCGTCGACCTGACGTCCGTCCCCGGGCGAGCGCCGCGAAGCCGACGCCGAGTATCGCCGAATGGGCCATGTGGGCCACCCACCCCGCGAGGCCGCCCGAGAGCCCGTACATCGAGGGAATCGCCACCTCGATGACGGGCGTCATCATGACCGACAGCAGCACGTCCATGACCGCGCCGCCGGCGAGTCCCGCGAGGACGCCGCCGCGCCACTCCGTGTTCTCCGTCGACACGCCAGTCTGTGTGCTGGTATCTGTTGCCATGCGTGTTTCACGTCTTTGTCGGCATATATTACCGTGACTCGGCCACGCACGCCGCACGCACGGAGGCCGTAGCGTTTTATAGGACCTGCCGCTGGTGGGCCGGAGAACACCCGAGCGTTGAAATCCGATGCCACGCTACTACGACCGTGTCGACCACCGACGACCACCTGCGCTTCTTCCCGTACGAGGAGCCGTACCCGAACCAGCGGGAGGCCATGGATCGGGTCGGCAACGCGCTCGCGCGGGGCCAGGACGTGCTCCTCGAGGGCGCACCCGGCACCGGGAAGACGCTCTCTGCGCTGGTGCCGGCTCTCTCGCACGCGCGCGAGCACGACCGCACGGTCGTCATCACCACGAACGTCCACCAGCAGATGCGCCAGTTCGTCGAGGACGCCAGGGCCATCAACGAGACCGAGCCCATCCGCGCGTCGGTGTTCAAGGGGAAGGCCTCGATGTGTCACATCGACGTGGACTACCAGGAGTGCCAGACGCTCCGGGACACCACCCGGTCGCTCGTGGAGGACCGGCAGGACAGGGAGCAACTGGAACGGCGACTCGACGACCTCACCGACGAGATGCGGGACGGCGGGGGCGGAACGGGCGGCGGAGGCGGTATGGGTGGCGACGGGGGAACGGGCGGCGCCTCCGCCGGCTCCGCCGCGGAGGCCCGGCAGGCGGTCGCGGACGAACTGGAGCGGCTGGAGACGGAGATCGAGGACGCGACGAACGTCTGCGAGCACTACCTGAACAACCTCACCGCGGACACCGACGAGTTCTTCTCGTGGCTGTTCCGGGACGTTCGCCGGCCGGGGGAGGTGTACGAGTACGCCGAACAGCAGGGTCTCTGCGGGTACGAACTCCTGAAGGAGGGGATGGAGGACGTCGAACTCGTCGTCTGCAACTACCACCACCTGCTCGACCCCCAGATCAGAGAACAGTTCTTCCGCTGGCTGGACCGCGAGCCCGAGGACGTGATCACCGTGTTCGACGAGGCCCACAACGTCGAGAGCGCCGCGCGGGACCACGCGAGCGAGGCGCTCACCGAGAACACGCTCGAGTCGGCGCTCTCGGAGCTCGAGGAGACCGACGACTCGCGCGCCGAGCCCGCCGGGAACGTGATCCGGGCGTTCACGGACGCGCTCCGGGCGACCTACGACGAGAACCTCGGGTTCGGGGAGCGCGAGCGCGTCGGCGAGAACTGGGAGGACGTCTCCGTGGCGAACGAGGACCGCCGGGACGACCTCACGCTCGCGTTCCTCGACCGCTACGAGGGCCAGGGCATCCGGGCGGAGTGTGACCTCGCGCTCCAGCTCGGCAAGCGGCTCGACGAGGAGTACGAGGACGCCTACCGCGACGGCGAGACCACGAGCCGGCGGGAGTGTCACCTACTTTCGGCGGCGTCGTTCGTCTCGGCGTGGATGGACGGCGGCGGCGAACTCGGCCAGCACCCGATGGTGTCGGTGCGCCGTGACGCCGGCACCGACGAGGTGTACGGCCGGGCTGAGCTGTACACCTGCATCCCGCGGGAGGTGACGGCGGCGCTGTTCGACGACGTGTACGCGTCGGTGCTGATGTCGGCGACGCTGCGCCCGTTCGACGTGACCCAGGACGTGCTGGGCCTGGACTCGCCCGCGACGCTGGCGTACGAACTGGCCTACCCCGAGGAGAACCGCCGGACGTACTCGGTGTCGACCCCGGCGCTGTTCTCCTCCGAACGGGACGAACCGGACACCCAGGAGACGGTGGCCTCGACGCTCTCGGACGCCATCAGGTTCACGCCGGGCAACAGCCTGCTGTTCTTCCCGTCGTACTCGGAGGCCGAGCGCTACCACGAACTGCTCTCGGACAACCCCGACCTCGGGACGCTGCTGCTCGACGGCTCTGATCGGGACGAGGAGGACCTCCGGACGAGGCTCGTGGAGAGCGACGACGCGGCGCTGTTCACCTCGCTGTGGGGGACGCTCGCGGAGGGCGTCAGCTTCGACGGCGACGCGGCCCGGACGGTCGCGGTCGTCGGCGTCCCGTACCCGCACCTCTCCGAGCGGATGGAGGCGGTCCAGGACGCCTACGACCGCGTGTTCGCCGAGCGCTCCCGGGACGCCGGCTGGGAGTACGCGGTCGAGATCCCCACGGTCCGGAAGACCCGGCAGGCGCTCGGGCGCGTCATCCGGTCGCCCGAGGACTTCGGGGTTCGGCTGCTGCTCGACAAGCGCTACACGAGCGCCGACATGGGGAAGTACTCCGTGCGCGGGACGTTCCCGCCCGAGGAGCGCGAGGAGCTGATCGATATTCTCCCGGGGAAGCTGAAGTTCGCGATGTTGAACTTCTACACGGATCACGACGCGTACTCGGGGTCGCCGCCGGAGCCGTAGTGAGGGTGTTCTGACTGGTTCGCTCGCGCTGGAAAGCTTCTCAGCGCTCGGTTCGTTTGATGGTTCGGTCGGTGCTTCGACTGCCTCGAAAGCCCCGCGGTGCTCGGCTCGGTGCGGCCGCTGTCGTTCGAAAACCGAAGATTTTCGTGATGACGAAAGGCGCGAGCGCCTTTCGAACCACGCTCCTCAGGCACTCGCTTCGCTCGTGCCTTGCGGTGCTTGTCGGTCCGCGCCTGCGCCGAGCACCGCGGCCCCTTTCAGTCCCACCCACCGCACCGCCACCGCGCCTCGCCCTCCCCAGCCTCCTGCGATGCTCGCTCCCTTCGGTCGCTGCGTTTCTCGTCCCTCGCACGAGCGGCCGCGCTTCGCTTGGCCGCCGCGCGCCGACCGGCTGATTCCCAGCGTACACACCCGGAATCGAGGCTTCGACGTTCGGCCAGTGAACCGACAGGGCGGGACTGAAAGGGGCCGGACGCTCGAACCCTCCCGGACGACGCAAGCACCGCAGGCGAGCGACCGAAGGGAGCGAGACGAGGAGCACAACGAGGCCCGGAGGGTCGAGGGCCCGGGGGCTTTCGAGGACTGCGTCATCTCATCACCCACCGCTCGAACCCTGATAACCGATCACCCCGATGAGAGGCGAGCGTTTAAACCCGATAGCGACCCACCCCCGAACACGAATGGCGAGCGCCGACGCGACCACCGACCCGGGCGAGTTCCCGGTTCCCGCCCTCCGCGACCGCGCGGTCGCCTGCGCCGAGCGCCTCCGGGCGGCCGACCGGGTGCTGCTCTGCTCGCACATCGACGCCGACGGCCTCACCAGCGCCGCCGTGGCCTCGCGCGCGCTCGAACGGGCCGGCATCCGCTTCGAGACGATGTTCTCGAAACAGCTCGACGCCGCGGAGGTCGCGAGCATCGCCGCGACCGACTACGACACCGTCCTGTTCACCGACTTCGGCAGCGGCCAGCTGGACGTCATCGCCGACCACGAGGCGTCGGGCGAGTTCACGCCGATCATCGCCGACCACCACCAGCCCGCCGAGGCGGAGACGGAGTACCACCTGAACCCGCTGCTGGAGGGCATCGACGGCGCGTCCGAACTGTCGGGCGCGGGCGCGGCGTACGTGCTCTCGCGGGCGCTCGAACCGCGAGACGGAGCCACGGACAACCGCGACCTCGCGGCGCTCGCGGTCGTCGGCGCGGTCGGCGACATGCAGGACTCCGAGGGGGGGCTCCACGGCGCGAACGAGGCGGTCGTCGCCGACGGCGTCGCCGCGGGCGCGCTGGCCGAGGAGACCGACCTGGCGCTGTACGGCAGGCAGACCCGGCCGCTGCCGAAGCTGCTCGAGTACGCCAGCGAGGCGCGCATCCCGGGCATCTCGAACGACGAGGCCGGTGCCGTCGAGTTCCTCTCGGGACTCGACCTGGACCTGAAGGCCGACGGCGACTGGCGGCGGTGGGTCGACCTGACCGGCGAGGAGCGGCAGGCGGTCGTCTCGGGGCTCATCCGCCGCGCGGTCGCCTCCGGCGTTCCCTCCGAGCGCGTCGACTCGCTCGTCGGCACCACCTACGTGCTCGCCGACGAGGAACCCGGGACCGAACTCCGCGACGTGAGCGAGTTCTCCACGCTGCTCAACGCGACCGCTCGGTACGAGCGGGCCGATGTCGGACTGGCCGTCTGTCTCGGCGACCGAGACGGCGCGCTCGAACGCGCCCGGACGCTGCTCCGGAACCACCGCCGGAACCTCTCCGAGGGGCTCCAGTGGGTCACCAACGAGGGCGTCGAGCGCGAGGAGCACCTCCAGTGGTTCGACGCCGGGACGCGCATCCGCGAGACCATCGTCGGCATCGTCGCGGGGATGGCGGTCGGCGCGGACGGCGTCTCGCGGGGGAGGCCCATCGTCGCGTTCGCGGAGAAGAGCGCGGAGGAAGTGAAAGTGTCCGCGCGCGGGAGCGGCCACCTCGTCCGGGATGGGCTGGACCTCTCGGCGGTGATGCGCGAGGCGTCACGATCGGTCGGCGGCGACGGCGGCGGCCACGACGTCGCGGCCGGGGCGACCATCCCGGCCGGGGAGCGGGAGCCGTTCCTCGCGGAAGCCGACCGGCTCGTCGGCGAGCAGTTGTCCGGGGAGGAGCCGTGATTTCGGATCCGAACGTTTCGGACGTGGGACTCAGGCCGACTCGGAGATCGACTTCGAGGAACCGATATCGCGGAACAGCATTCGGTAGTCGTCCGGGGAGAACGCGGTGGCGATGTCGTCCAGATCCCCCTGCAGGGACTCGATCCGGGAGAGGAGTTCGTCGTACTCAGAACTCGATCGGAGCTCGGCCGGGGTCCGTTCGGCCTCGAGGACGGCACGCTTCGTGACGAGCGCGGCGGTGCGGCGGAGCTTCGCGTCGTAGTTCGATCGGGTGTCGAGTCGCTCGATCGCCGTGACGATGTCGTCGCGGGTCGCCGGCTTCACGAGATAGAGGTCGAACCCCATCTCGACGATGTCGACGTCGGGCTCGACTGCGGTGACCATCGCCACCCGGCAGTCGAGCTCTCGGGCACGCAGTTCCGCGAGCACCTCCGCCCCGGAGATGTCGGGGAGCCGGCGGTCGAGCAGCACGGCGTCGACCTGCTCGTCGGCGCGCTCCAGAGCCTCCTCGCCGGTGTTCGCGACCGTGATGTCGTACGTTCCCTCGAGGTATCCGCGATACAGCTCCGCGACCTCCGGTTCGTCCTCGACGATCAGGACGCTCCGCATCACCGACGCTCCCCCCCTTCGCGCGCGTCCCCGTCGGTCATACAGCCCCAGCGGACGTGTTCCTGCATAAAACTATCGCACGTCCTGAACGTTGGCCCGATCCGTCCGTGGCGCTCGCGGCGCAACCGTTTTTATTTATGAGACCGGCGTCACATCCGGAACATGGTCGATACGGTCAAGACGGGGATCGAGGGACTCGACTCCATCCTCAACGGCGGGCTAGTGAAGGACGCGACGGTCCTCGTCAGCGGCAACCCCGGGACGGGGAAGTCGCTGTTCGGCATCCAGTATCTCTACGACGGCGTCAGGGAGGAGGGGGAACGCGGCATCTACATCTCCTTCGAGGAGAACGAGGACGACATCCGCCAGGCGGCCGAGTCCATCGGCTTCGAGGAGTGGGGCGACCTGGTCGAGTCGGGCGACATCAAAGTGTACGACAAGAGCACGATGCTCCGTGAGGGCGATTTCAGCGCGGCGATCGACACGCTGCTCGAGGACTTCGCCAACGCGAACTACGACCGGCTCGTCCTCGACTCGCTGACGATGTTCGAGCTGTTCTTCGAGGACGAGAAGGAGAAGCGCACCTACCTGCTGAAGTTCTCTGACATCCTTAAGGAGAACGGGCTCACCTCGCTGCTCATCAACGAGCAGGGCGCCGTGTTTCCGGAGACGGAGATCGGGCTCGAGAACTTCCTCACCGACGGCAACATCTACTTCATCCAGACGCCCACGGATTCGGGCGTCAACCGATACGTCTGGGTCGCGAAGATGCGGAAACAGGACATCGACACCGACATCTTCCCGATGGAGATCGACACCGGCGGGATCAAGGTGTACGAGCGTGCGGGCGGCTTCTCGATGATGGGGCGCGAGGGTCCGGAAGCGGGATTCTAAGGGGCGAGTGGCGGCTCGGGTCGCGTTCCCGCCGTAGCTGTCGGCGGCAGGGAAGCGCCGGTTACTGACTGTCGGTCATCGTCCGCCAGACCTGATCGAGCTTGTTCTTGACCTCCGATCGCTCCTCCAGTTCCACCGAGAGCCCGTCGCGGAACGTCACGTTCACGCCGTCGACGCTCCGCCGGTACACCTTGATCCGACGGTGTTCGTCCGAGAGCGGCCGGTCGTGAAGCTCCAGCAGTTCCGTCTCCTCGAGCTCGTTGATCCGGCGGTAACACGTCGCGATGGGCACCTCCAGCACCTCGGAGAGCTCCTGTGCCGACATCGGCTCCCCCGCCGCGTCGAGAATTTCGGGATTGTACTTGTTCCCGAGCGCCTCGATGATCTCCTCGTCGTCCCCAGCCATTCAGTATCGCGGTTGATTCTCACCGTGATAAGCCTACCGCCACTGAGACGGCGACGCCGTGCGGATAGTAGGACCACGCTACCGCTCGTATCAGCGCTGAAACTGAAGCGGTTTTAGCGGTAACAGCAGCCTACTCGACGATTTACGGCGCGTTGACGGGAAAGCTAACCAATTATCTGTCCTGAAAACCGGCGGGGCAGGTTTAATAGGAAATTCCGATTCGCTGGGAGCAGAGCCCGCGTGATGACGCACCGAGCCGAGCCGGGACCAGGGTAAGCAAACAACACATGTTCGAAGCAATCACGGACGAGGAAGAGCGCGGTCAGGTTGGTATCGGGACGCTCATCGTGTTCATCGCGATGGTGCTGGTCGCCGCGATCGCGGCCGGCGTCCTGATCAACACCGCGGGCTTCCTCCAGTCGACAGCACAGGAGACGGGCGAACAGTCGAGCAGTCAGGTATCCGACCGCGTCCAGGAAGTCGTCACGACCGGTGGTGACATCGATGGAAGCGCGGGGACGCTCGGCAAAGTGAACGTGACCGTAACGCTGGCGCCCGGTGCCGGCGAGGTCGACCTCGAGAACGTCACGGCGACGTGGGTCGGCCCGCAGGGAACCTACACGCTGGTCAACGAAACGGTCGCTGATGCCGGCGAGGCGAACTTCTCGACGGACGTCGTGAAGGACTCGGACGACTCCGCGCCCGTCCTCAACGACGCGGACGACCGCCTCCAGCTGGTGTTCGTTCCCGGTGACTTCTCGGGTGGCCCCCTCGCCGAGGGCGACGAAGTGACGCTGAAGCTCAACACCAAGTCGGGCGCGACGACGACCATCCGGTTCGCCGTCCCCGACTCGCTCGGTAACAAGAACGCCGTGGAGCTGTAACCCATGTTCGAAGCAATCACGGACGAGGAAGAGCGCGGTCAGGTTGGTATCGGGACGCTCATCGTGTTCATCGCGATGGTGCTGGTCGCCGCGATCGCGGCCGGCGTCCTGATCAACACCGCGGGCTTCCTCCAGTCGACAGCGCAGGAAACGGGCGAACAGTCAGCCAGCCAGGTCTCCGACCGCGTCCAGGAGGTCGTCACGACCGGTAACGTGACCGTGGACAATGGCAGCGAAGTCATCGACTACGTGAACGTGACGGTGACGCTGGCACCGGGTGCCGGCGAGGTCGACCTCGAGAACACCACGGCGACGTGGGTCGGGCCGAAAGGCACCTACACGCTCACGAACGCCTCCGTGGACACCGGAGACGGTGACTTCACGACCGACATCGTGAAGGACTCGGACGACTCCGCACCCGTCCTCAACGACCCGGACGACCGGGTCCTGATGGTGTTCGAACTCAGCGCCAGCGGCAACGCGGACAAGCCGGACTACCTCCAGGAAGGTGACGAGGTGACGCTGAAGCTCAACACCAAGTCGGGCGCGACGACGACCATCCGGTTCGCCGTCCCCGACTCGCTCGGCAACAAGCAGGCAGTCGAGCTGTAACGGCCCGGAACACACCTTTTTGAGCAGCCACACAGTACCCCTACCCATGAGCGACGACCACGCCGCCCCGGCGCTCGACCCGGACGACCTCGACATCAGCAGGAGCGAGTACGTCCGGGAGCTGGGCGAGGACCGGTACGTGGTCTCGGCGGGCGGCGGACCGCCGCGCGCTCCACGGTCCGGAGAGCCCGACGAGCAGCGAGACGCGACCGAAGACCGGACTCCGGAACGCTCGGGGGAGCAGCGGACCCGGTCGGTCGCCGAGGAAGCCGAGGCGAGAGTCGACGTCGCACCGAGTGATCCCAAGCAGGGAGGCGGAAACGAACCCGGTAATCGGCCCGAATCCGGGTCGGCGCGCTCGGAACCCGGGGGGACCGGCGGTGCTACTGACGCCGATGCCGGCTCCCCGACGAGCCCGCCGAAGCGGGCAGCCGAGCCACGGCGCGGCGTGAAACGCGGCGCGCCGACCGGTCGAAACGCCGGCAGCGAGACTGACCCGGCGCCCGGAACCGGGACAAAGACCGGGGGCGACGTCGACGCCGCGGCGGTCGGCCGCTGGCTCGCCGAGTCGCTTTCCGACACCGAGTACGCGTACGGGTTCGACGCGACGGTGACGATGAACGACGAGGCCACGCGCCACCGGATGGTGTCGAACGACGTCTCGGCGGTGTTCGAGACGCTCGCGCTCTGGTTCGCACGGTCGGCCGGCGGCGACGACATGCCGCCCGAACGCGCGCTGGCGATCCTGCTCGCCGAGATGGAGGCCGAGGTCACACTCCCGACGGTGGCGCTCGAGGACGCCGTCGCCCGGCACGGGCTCTCGGCCGAGGACAGCATCGGCGACCTGCTCGCGGCCGCCGAGCGAGAGAACGGCCTCACGCTGGAGTAACGCCCGCGGTCAGCCGCTCGTTTTCACCGCTGATAGCCGGGGGAGAGCGTTTATGCTCGTCCATCGACCCCGTTTCGCTATGTCGACAAGCGTGCTCATCGCCGACGACTCGGAGTTCATGCGGAACCTCCTCCGGGAGATTCTCGAAGGGGAGTTCGAGATCGTCGGCGAGGCCGAAAACGGGGTCGAAGCCGTGGACATGTACGGGGACCAGGACCCCGACCTCGTCATGATGGACATCGTGATGCCGATCCGTAACGGGATCGAGGCGACCGAAGAGATCACGGACTCCGACCCGGGCGCCCGGATCATCATGTGTACGAGCGTCGGGCAGGAGGAGAAGATGAAGGCCGCGGTGAAGGCCGGCGCGGAGGGGTACATCACGAAGCCGTTCCAGAAGCCGAACGTGCTCGAAGCGATCAACGACGTCGTGCCCGCGTAGGGATGTACGTCGACATCCAGTCGCTGGGGACGTTCAGCAGGCTCGCCCGCGACGGGGCCGACCGGGCCGCCGACTCGCTCTCACAGCTCACCGGCGCGAACGTGTACGTCGACGTGACCGACGTGACGCTGATGGCGGCGGGCGACCTGCGCGAGGCGTTCACCGGCCAGGAGTTCGTCGGCGTCGAGGTCGGACTGATGGGCGGAATCGCGGGCCAGACCGTCATGGCGTTCGAACGCGAGGCGGCGACGGAACTCGTCTCGCGGCTCATGCCCGGCGGGAGCGACGACCCCGAGTTCGTCCGCAGCGGCGTCACCGAGGCAGGCAACATCATGACCTCCGGGTTCATCGACGGGTGGGC
Protein-coding regions in this window:
- a CDS encoding DUF4260 domain-containing protein, producing the protein MESRTYLRVEGLAIALAALAGYLVVLDGPLWVLAVLALAPDLSMVGYLAGPVVGARTYNVAHVYVWPLVLLAGFLLTGVEPLAWGGAVWAGHIGIDRAAGYGLKEESGFGETHLGRL
- a CDS encoding Sjogren's syndrome/scleroderma autoantigen 1 family protein; the protein is MSDSDTNAGDAGEPHDSGDPSGSGPADSADDSGFDKEAEREKLREKFARDERKRESTRRMSELLLKGATMTNRHCDACGDPLFRQNGQEFCATCREDDGVPAGENAAKPDADAESRGERAAAATTEPTEPAAESTDTTAAPSSETHSDPSDDDSVPPNVADDSTAPGNATGGRPTAPSQARTDADARSPPSNAGGAARSEDRTAASPPAVSNPDAPGTTGGLGEAREALVAALARHATAGAETEDPRAARDHLAAAREAAEALSALRR
- a CDS encoding ATP-dependent DNA helicase, with translation MSTTDDHLRFFPYEEPYPNQREAMDRVGNALARGQDVLLEGAPGTGKTLSALVPALSHAREHDRTVVITTNVHQQMRQFVEDARAINETEPIRASVFKGKASMCHIDVDYQECQTLRDTTRSLVEDRQDREQLERRLDDLTDEMRDGGGGTGGGGGMGGDGGTGGASAGSAAEARQAVADELERLETEIEDATNVCEHYLNNLTADTDEFFSWLFRDVRRPGEVYEYAEQQGLCGYELLKEGMEDVELVVCNYHHLLDPQIREQFFRWLDREPEDVITVFDEAHNVESAARDHASEALTENTLESALSELEETDDSRAEPAGNVIRAFTDALRATYDENLGFGERERVGENWEDVSVANEDRRDDLTLAFLDRYEGQGIRAECDLALQLGKRLDEEYEDAYRDGETTSRRECHLLSAASFVSAWMDGGGELGQHPMVSVRRDAGTDEVYGRAELYTCIPREVTAALFDDVYASVLMSATLRPFDVTQDVLGLDSPATLAYELAYPEENRRTYSVSTPALFSSERDEPDTQETVASTLSDAIRFTPGNSLLFFPSYSEAERYHELLSDNPDLGTLLLDGSDRDEEDLRTRLVESDDAALFTSLWGTLAEGVSFDGDAARTVAVVGVPYPHLSERMEAVQDAYDRVFAERSRDAGWEYAVEIPTVRKTRQALGRVIRSPEDFGVRLLLDKRYTSADMGKYSVRGTFPPEEREELIDILPGKLKFAMLNFYTDHDAYSGSPPEP
- a CDS encoding DHH family phosphoesterase, with the protein product MASADATTDPGEFPVPALRDRAVACAERLRAADRVLLCSHIDADGLTSAAVASRALERAGIRFETMFSKQLDAAEVASIAATDYDTVLFTDFGSGQLDVIADHEASGEFTPIIADHHQPAEAETEYHLNPLLEGIDGASELSGAGAAYVLSRALEPRDGATDNRDLAALAVVGAVGDMQDSEGGLHGANEAVVADGVAAGALAEETDLALYGRQTRPLPKLLEYASEARIPGISNDEAGAVEFLSGLDLDLKADGDWRRWVDLTGEERQAVVSGLIRRAVASGVPSERVDSLVGTTYVLADEEPGTELRDVSEFSTLLNATARYERADVGLAVCLGDRDGALERARTLLRNHRRNLSEGLQWVTNEGVEREEHLQWFDAGTRIRETIVGIVAGMAVGADGVSRGRPIVAFAEKSAEEVKVSARGSGHLVRDGLDLSAVMREASRSVGGDGGGHDVAAGATIPAGEREPFLAEADRLVGEQLSGEEP
- a CDS encoding response regulator transcription factor; this encodes MRSVLIVEDEPEVAELYRGYLEGTYDITVANTGEEALERADEQVDAVLLDRRLPDISGAEVLAELRARELDCRVAMVTAVEPDVDIVEMGFDLYLVKPATRDDIVTAIERLDTRSNYDAKLRRTAALVTKRAVLEAERTPAELRSSSEYDELLSRIESLQGDLDDIATAFSPDDYRMLFRDIGSSKSISESA
- a CDS encoding RAD55 family ATPase, translating into MVDTVKTGIEGLDSILNGGLVKDATVLVSGNPGTGKSLFGIQYLYDGVREEGERGIYISFEENEDDIRQAAESIGFEEWGDLVESGDIKVYDKSTMLREGDFSAAIDTLLEDFANANYDRLVLDSLTMFELFFEDEKEKRTYLLKFSDILKENGLTSLLINEQGAVFPETEIGLENFLTDGNIYFIQTPTDSGVNRYVWVAKMRKQDIDTDIFPMEIDTGGIKVYERAGGFSMMGREGPEAGF
- a CDS encoding ROK family transcriptional regulator, whose amino-acid sequence is MAGDDEEIIEALGNKYNPEILDAAGEPMSAQELSEVLEVPIATCYRRINELEETELLELHDRPLSDEHRRIKVYRRSVDGVNVTFRDGLSVELEERSEVKNKLDQVWRTMTDSQ
- a CDS encoding archaellin/type IV pilin N-terminal domain-containing protein — protein: MFEAITDEEERGQVGIGTLIVFIAMVLVAAIAAGVLINTAGFLQSTAQETGEQSSSQVSDRVQEVVTTGGDIDGSAGTLGKVNVTVTLAPGAGEVDLENVTATWVGPQGTYTLVNETVADAGEANFSTDVVKDSDDSAPVLNDADDRLQLVFVPGDFSGGPLAEGDEVTLKLNTKSGATTTIRFAVPDSLGNKNAVEL
- a CDS encoding archaellin/type IV pilin N-terminal domain-containing protein; the encoded protein is MFEAITDEEERGQVGIGTLIVFIAMVLVAAIAAGVLINTAGFLQSTAQETGEQSASQVSDRVQEVVTTGNVTVDNGSEVIDYVNVTVTLAPGAGEVDLENTTATWVGPKGTYTLTNASVDTGDGDFTTDIVKDSDDSAPVLNDPDDRVLMVFELSASGNADKPDYLQEGDEVTLKLNTKSGATTTIRFAVPDSLGNKQAVEL
- a CDS encoding DUF7500 family protein; this encodes MSDDHAAPALDPDDLDISRSEYVRELGEDRYVVSAGGGPPRAPRSGEPDEQRDATEDRTPERSGEQRTRSVAEEAEARVDVAPSDPKQGGGNEPGNRPESGSARSEPGGTGGATDADAGSPTSPPKRAAEPRRGVKRGAPTGRNAGSETDPAPGTGTKTGGDVDAAAVGRWLAESLSDTEYAYGFDATVTMNDEATRHRMVSNDVSAVFETLALWFARSAGGDDMPPERALAILLAEMEAEVTLPTVALEDAVARHGLSAEDSIGDLLAAAERENGLTLE
- the cheY gene encoding chemotaxis protein CheY, whose protein sequence is MSTSVLIADDSEFMRNLLREILEGEFEIVGEAENGVEAVDMYGDQDPDLVMMDIVMPIRNGIEATEEITDSDPGARIIMCTSVGQEEKMKAAVKAGAEGYITKPFQKPNVLEAINDVVPA